Proteins from a single region of Segatella copri:
- a CDS encoding RagB/SusD family nutrient uptake outer membrane protein — MKIKYKILASLLIVGGLSLQSCDSVFDELSVNPNQPSMKTYFTTPEGVNDAVTTMYGYISTQRCLGASGSKTQIIRGDEANSNSDYGKPGMFGEDLNSSFYTIEQPYTLMYTTASQASYIIEEAPKVDFSGNEKLRNAYIGEAHFWRAFAHYYLLTNFRQVSPIRQMPRGAEDYVRKPESPEAVWDFIKEDLERAKELLPEKGYWTGDNTGRVSKAAAAALQGICYMYRTGIEKHYGTSTQTYYEEAAKEFDQIIKGDFGSYELAPDYSWNFDVAHENDANPESILEIQFLGDVNNTGFNPGTATSGLAFDSRGLMLPGAGVGYEGVANNWLYNEFVNSIDKDGCTDIRMFSTLMFDDLKPEIKLHSDAEGNKQRLEGPGGLHWEQLYPSTGAAEGFQTVANTLAHAFKAGIKKGVDFTLPMLMNADGTPKLNGVGGGTKEYIYNQPRANGVNWRYIRLADVYLLYAEALLNGATQGKLTAAEAVNLVRNRANLASLSQVTLDDVKHERILELSLEGHRFYDLLRWGELSSRFQELSHDPTFKKFVSASDYKGFVTGKHEWLPIPINEMNSNPYISSNNPGY; from the coding sequence ATGAAAATCAAATATAAGATATTAGCATCATTGCTGATTGTTGGCGGATTGTCTCTCCAGAGCTGCGACAGCGTCTTCGATGAATTGTCGGTTAACCCTAACCAGCCAAGTATGAAGACATACTTTACAACACCAGAAGGTGTGAACGATGCCGTAACGACAATGTACGGCTATATCTCAACCCAGCGCTGCCTGGGAGCTTCCGGCTCAAAAACCCAGATTATCCGTGGTGATGAAGCCAACTCCAACTCCGATTACGGAAAGCCAGGTATGTTTGGCGAGGACTTGAACTCAAGTTTCTATACCATCGAGCAGCCTTACACCCTGATGTACACCACAGCCTCTCAGGCATCTTACATCATCGAAGAGGCACCTAAGGTAGACTTCTCCGGTAATGAGAAGTTGCGCAATGCCTACATCGGCGAAGCTCATTTCTGGCGTGCATTTGCTCATTATTATCTGCTTACCAACTTCCGCCAGGTAAGCCCTATCCGTCAGATGCCTAGAGGCGCTGAGGATTATGTGCGCAAACCGGAAAGTCCTGAGGCTGTATGGGATTTCATCAAGGAAGACCTGGAGCGTGCTAAGGAATTACTTCCAGAGAAGGGCTATTGGACAGGCGATAATACCGGTCGTGTTTCAAAGGCTGCCGCTGCTGCGCTGCAGGGCATCTGCTACATGTACCGCACAGGTATCGAGAAGCATTACGGTACCAGCACCCAGACTTATTACGAAGAGGCTGCCAAGGAGTTTGACCAGATTATCAAGGGCGACTTCGGTTCATACGAGTTGGCACCAGACTATTCATGGAACTTCGACGTAGCTCACGAGAACGACGCGAATCCAGAGTCAATCCTCGAAATTCAGTTCCTCGGTGATGTTAACAATACCGGTTTCAACCCTGGTACCGCAACATCAGGTCTTGCATTCGACTCTCGCGGTCTGATGCTCCCAGGTGCAGGTGTAGGTTACGAGGGTGTAGCCAACAACTGGTTGTACAACGAGTTTGTCAATTCTATTGACAAGGACGGCTGCACAGACATCCGTATGTTCTCTACCCTGATGTTCGACGATTTGAAGCCAGAAATCAAGCTTCATTCAGATGCAGAGGGCAACAAGCAGCGCCTCGAAGGTCCTGGTGGTTTGCACTGGGAGCAGCTCTATCCTTCAACAGGTGCAGCAGAGGGCTTCCAGACCGTAGCCAATACCCTGGCACATGCTTTCAAGGCAGGTATCAAGAAGGGTGTTGACTTTACATTGCCAATGCTCATGAATGCTGACGGCACACCTAAGTTGAACGGTGTGGGCGGCGGTACCAAGGAATATATCTACAACCAGCCACGTGCCAATGGCGTAAACTGGCGCTATATCCGTCTGGCAGACGTCTATCTGCTTTATGCAGAGGCTCTTCTCAACGGCGCTACACAGGGCAAACTGACAGCTGCTGAGGCTGTAAACCTGGTACGCAACCGTGCAAATCTTGCTAGCCTGTCACAGGTGACACTCGACGACGTGAAGCACGAGCGCATATTGGAGCTCTCATTAGAAGGTCACAGATTCTACGATCTGTTGCGTTGGGGCGAACTTTCTTCACGCTTCCAGGAACTTTCTCATGATCCTACATTCAAGAAGTTTGTTTCAGCATCAGATTACAAGGGATTCGTTACCGGCAAGCACGAGTGGTTGCCAATTCCTATCAATGAGATGAACTCTAATCCATATATTTCATCAAATAATCCAGGATATTAA
- a CDS encoding spore coat protein has translation MKPFYFAHPQYGKLRVVVIGGKIYYCLMDVKNIFKKSVQKLYETIADSEGELKNLNIVMMKDMKIKYNLFFENQEMGKEEAEAENVNADINFCDEQLVKDLVDRYVAAEKIAEKWVIGFVKSRLNDAENASLFEANGVDEISDNSLILPINVSYSSGYIMINSEVFD, from the coding sequence ATGAAACCTTTTTATTTTGCTCATCCGCAGTACGGAAAACTGAGGGTGGTGGTGATTGGAGGCAAAATCTATTACTGTCTGATGGACGTGAAAAACATCTTCAAGAAGTCGGTTCAGAAACTCTATGAGACGATTGCTGACTCGGAGGGGGAACTGAAAAATCTGAACATCGTAATGATGAAGGATATGAAAATCAAGTATAACCTCTTCTTCGAGAACCAGGAAATGGGGAAGGAAGAAGCGGAGGCTGAGAACGTGAATGCGGATATCAACTTCTGCGATGAACAGCTGGTGAAGGACCTGGTAGACAGGTATGTTGCTGCCGAGAAGATTGCGGAAAAATGGGTAATAGGCTTCGTCAAGAGCAGACTGAATGATGCTGAGAATGCTTCACTCTTCGAGGCGAACGGGGTTGACGAGATTTCGGATAACTCGCTGATTCTGCCTATCAATGTAAGTTATAGCTCAGGGTATATCATGATTAACAGCGAAGTGTTCGATTAA
- a CDS encoding PKD domain-containing protein, with protein MKKILYFLTMALALIVVSSCSEDDVVYNTAPRAAFTMSEAPEGYEINKAITFTDASTPEANTNIVSWLWSFGDEANTTSTEKSPTFTYTKEGVYNVTLTVTDNHNLKATLTKSITVLDPLAAISVQWAANLSGSVTGGSSPAVSADGKAVYMLTGGNAAEPGRLTAFNIASGGTSWVLDIDAAMVSNHPTGSAAAGCKDIYSSPSVGADGNVYFIVRDLKDAGANRRLFTFAAKPNGSVAWTYAGPDANLYAITPAVDAQGNVYTAQRKGKIWKINNGECTEYASGLGDITGGLSVSKTGQLYGAGKGNTGYFGFDITAGTGAWVYNAEFGAAPTAFTGALRSSTPSIGADGTLYAVADKATGGMVMAINADGSLKWKYDTNTSIADGGVAIAADGTVYANLGIATEDIPSGVVALNADGSVKWTYAVEASVQTTPMIDNRGYIHFIDAQGTYYILKADGTLFSSLSLGEACKSTPVMDAEGNTFVVVTKDGALQMLCVRTRAASYATDAVWAMRGQNPQRTGLQK; from the coding sequence ATGAAAAAGATATTATATTTTCTGACCATGGCTCTGGCTTTAATCGTCGTATCATCATGCAGTGAGGACGATGTTGTCTACAACACGGCGCCAAGAGCTGCCTTCACAATGAGTGAGGCTCCTGAGGGCTATGAGATTAATAAGGCCATCACCTTTACAGATGCATCAACACCAGAGGCCAATACCAATATTGTTTCCTGGTTGTGGAGCTTCGGCGATGAGGCTAATACTACATCTACAGAGAAGAGCCCTACATTCACATATACCAAGGAAGGTGTATACAATGTAACGCTCACCGTAACTGATAATCACAATCTGAAGGCTACGCTCACAAAGAGCATCACCGTGCTGGACCCATTGGCTGCCATCTCTGTTCAGTGGGCTGCCAACCTCAGCGGTAGCGTAACGGGCGGTTCTTCTCCTGCAGTATCTGCAGACGGTAAGGCTGTATATATGCTTACCGGCGGAAACGCAGCTGAGCCAGGTCGTCTTACTGCCTTCAATATCGCTTCTGGCGGTACATCATGGGTGCTCGATATCGATGCTGCCATGGTTAGCAACCATCCTACAGGTAGTGCTGCTGCAGGTTGCAAGGATATCTATTCAAGCCCTTCTGTAGGTGCTGACGGCAACGTTTATTTCATTGTCCGCGACCTTAAGGATGCTGGCGCCAACCGCCGCCTCTTCACATTTGCAGCTAAGCCTAATGGTAGTGTAGCTTGGACTTATGCTGGTCCTGACGCTAACCTCTATGCTATCACTCCAGCTGTCGACGCACAGGGCAATGTATATACAGCTCAGCGCAAGGGTAAGATCTGGAAGATTAATAATGGCGAGTGCACTGAATATGCTTCAGGCTTGGGTGATATCACCGGCGGTCTCTCTGTTTCAAAGACCGGTCAGCTCTATGGTGCCGGAAAGGGTAATACCGGTTACTTCGGCTTTGATATTACTGCCGGAACAGGTGCTTGGGTATACAACGCAGAGTTTGGTGCTGCTCCTACTGCTTTCACTGGTGCTTTGCGCAGCAGTACTCCTTCTATCGGTGCCGACGGAACCCTGTATGCTGTTGCAGACAAGGCAACTGGCGGTATGGTAATGGCAATCAATGCTGATGGTTCTTTGAAGTGGAAGTATGATACCAATACATCTATTGCTGATGGTGGTGTTGCTATCGCAGCCGATGGTACTGTTTATGCTAACCTCGGTATCGCTACAGAGGATATCCCTTCTGGTGTCGTAGCACTCAATGCTGACGGTTCTGTGAAGTGGACTTATGCTGTTGAGGCAAGTGTTCAGACCACTCCAATGATTGATAACCGTGGTTACATCCATTTCATCGATGCTCAGGGTACCTATTACATCCTCAAGGCAGATGGTACTCTCTTCTCATCTCTCAGCCTGGGTGAGGCTTGCAAGTCTACACCAGTTATGGATGCAGAGGGTAATACCTTCGTTGTAGTGACTAAGGATGGCGCTCTCCAGATGCTCTGCGTAAGAACACGTGCTGCATCTTATGCTACTGATGCTGTTTGGGCTATGAGAGGTCAGAACCCTCAGCGCACTGGCTTGCAGAAGTAA
- a CDS encoding MFS transporter: MKNSKMYPWVVVGLLGGVALLNYMDRQMLSTMKDAMQIDIQELQSATNFGRLMAVFLWIYGLMSPVSGIIADRLSRKWLIVGSLLVWSSVTYLMGMATTFDQVFWLRSFMGVSEALYLPAGLALIADYHTGGSRSLAVGIHMTGLYIGQAVGGFGATLAAAYSWHTTFHWFGMIGIVYACILAAFLRDKQREVNPSEVKVEKPKSMGVFASMKSLLSNVAFWVILLYFAAPSLPGWATKNWLPTLFAENLNLPMSQAGPMATITIAASSFIGVLLGGTLSDRWVKRNIRGRVYTGAIGLGLTIPSLLLLGFGHNVIGIICAGLLFGIGFGMFDANNMPILCQFVGARQRATAYGIMNMVGVFAGAAITNVLGKWSDNGDLGLGFAVLAAVVAVALAVQLFALRPKTDNME, translated from the coding sequence ATGAAAAATTCTAAAATGTATCCTTGGGTGGTGGTAGGCCTTCTTGGAGGCGTAGCCCTGCTCAATTATATGGACCGGCAGATGCTCAGCACCATGAAGGATGCCATGCAGATTGACATTCAGGAACTGCAGTCGGCAACCAACTTCGGTCGTCTGATGGCCGTATTCCTCTGGATTTACGGATTGATGAGCCCTGTATCCGGTATCATCGCTGACCGTCTGAGCCGCAAATGGCTCATTGTTGGCAGTTTGCTGGTCTGGTCATCTGTAACCTATCTCATGGGAATGGCAACCACCTTCGACCAGGTGTTCTGGCTCCGTTCTTTCATGGGTGTGAGTGAGGCGCTCTATCTGCCAGCGGGCTTGGCGCTCATTGCCGATTATCATACCGGTGGTTCACGCTCGCTTGCAGTAGGTATCCACATGACCGGTCTTTACATCGGCCAAGCAGTAGGAGGTTTCGGAGCAACGCTCGCAGCAGCCTACTCATGGCATACCACCTTCCACTGGTTCGGAATGATCGGTATCGTATATGCTTGTATCCTGGCAGCGTTCCTGCGTGATAAGCAGCGCGAGGTGAATCCTTCAGAGGTAAAGGTGGAGAAACCAAAGTCGATGGGCGTTTTCGCCAGCATGAAGTCGCTGCTCAGCAACGTGGCTTTCTGGGTTATCCTGCTCTATTTCGCAGCACCTAGCTTACCGGGATGGGCAACAAAGAACTGGCTGCCAACGCTCTTTGCCGAGAATCTGAATCTCCCGATGTCGCAGGCGGGTCCTATGGCCACCATCACCATTGCCGCTTCTTCGTTTATCGGCGTGCTGCTGGGCGGTACATTGAGCGACCGTTGGGTAAAGCGTAACATCCGCGGCCGTGTCTATACAGGTGCTATCGGTCTGGGACTGACCATTCCTTCGCTCCTGCTTCTGGGCTTCGGTCATAATGTAATAGGTATTATCTGTGCAGGTTTGCTGTTCGGTATCGGCTTCGGTATGTTCGATGCCAACAATATGCCAATCCTCTGCCAGTTTGTTGGAGCCCGCCAGCGTGCTACGGCTTATGGCATCATGAACATGGTAGGTGTGTTTGCCGGTGCAGCCATCACCAATGTGCTGGGCAAATGGAGCGATAACGGCGACCTCGGACTCGGTTTCGCAGTGCTCGCAGCTGTGGTAGCAGTGGCTCTCGCAGTTCAGCTCTTCGCTCTCCGTCCTAAGACGGACAATATGGAATAA
- a CDS encoding YhcH/YjgK/YiaL family protein, whose protein sequence is MIISSLKQSERIESLHPLFKMAFDYIKSHDLLHTPCGRIELQGEDLFINNVNPECIAAEQQVLEMHKKYIDIHVLLEGEETIGWKDIDDTGEPSKPYDDEADCALYAEPASVYAKLHPGQFMIVWPEDPHAPVIGTGKVRKLIVKVKI, encoded by the coding sequence ATGATTATATCAAGTCTCAAGCAAAGTGAGCGAATAGAGTCGCTTCATCCGCTGTTTAAGATGGCATTCGACTATATTAAGTCACATGACCTTCTTCATACGCCATGCGGACGTATCGAACTGCAGGGTGAAGACCTGTTCATCAACAATGTAAATCCCGAGTGTATCGCTGCCGAACAGCAGGTACTCGAAATGCACAAGAAATATATCGACATCCACGTTTTGCTGGAGGGTGAGGAAACGATAGGCTGGAAAGATATCGACGACACCGGAGAACCTTCAAAACCTTATGATGACGAAGCCGACTGTGCACTGTATGCTGAGCCAGCCTCAGTATATGCCAAGCTCCATCCTGGACAGTTCATGATAGTTTGGCCTGAAGATCCCCATGCCCCTGTAATAGGAACCGGCAAGGTAAGAAAACTCATTGTCAAAGTGAAGATTTAA
- a CDS encoding SusC/RagA family TonB-linked outer membrane protein: MATSFKLFSFALLAMGGTAVLSPQAAVAATNSTLLEHTQQDNVCKGIVKEATGEPLIGATVVVDGTKNLAVTDFDGNFTLSNVKKGDVLIITYLGFEPYQVKWNGQPLDIVMKADSHSLEELVVVGYGVQKKSSLTGSVASVSSKDIVKQTSSNVASTLQGRTPGVEIIQQAGVAGADVNIVIRGAASFGATEPLYIIDGAFSNNGLTTLNPNDIESIEILKDGAAAAIYGSRAANGVVIITTKRGKQGKPLVELDGSFAVQTPTNVPDFLNASQWRQFANTVADNSGLAHAPENDNPTNPNTDTDWADEWLQFAPMWNLNASISGGGENSTFSTSVGYLDQKGMTIYSGYKRYNFRVNSSYKKGIFSLSENLSISHRDKTPTTPFSISLPTLPIYDEMGRLVSGGPDYYINPEDGKAVNKIAPLAYSDRYNRTTDVIGAINAQLDLWDGLKYKATFSANWSNAHSYTHKPTYNTKWNSDGTPDVDFGNTRNSITESRGETFTYTIDNLLTYNKTFGGHSIDALVGTSWMREYYRSMGINTINDIGGTSITGFQSVDGKISAGDDNAALLSFFGRINYDYKNRYLLSASIRRDESSKFAKDCRVGYFPSVSVGWNVQEEPWFPKEAISKLKLRASYGELGSNFLDPYSFDDIAYGPIPFTLNGKRYTSGRAAYLKSKNLKWETAKTTDIGLELGLLDNSLTFQVEYFYKKNVDLLAQIDLNLSSGQVFEINSSREKPYVNTASVENKGWEFTLGYRKQLTRDFSLDASLNVSTLTNKVLALGDNVQPITSGAMSSFFNDSPSITMPGYAIGSFYGYKIEGFDADGNFIFQDTDKNGTVNAEDKVILGDPIPDFSYGLNINASYKDFDLTLFFQGVYGNDIFNQMKYTYYFDYSNNCVTDVLNAWSPTNHNTNIPVMKTQNTNGGNSLPSDFYIEDGSYFRCKNLQLGYTFPSKLVGKLGLSRLRVYGGIQNLFTITNYSGYDPEVSSNALFSRGIDNKSFPNARTYTVGFNVSF, encoded by the coding sequence ATGGCAACTAGCTTCAAATTATTTAGTTTTGCACTATTGGCCATGGGCGGAACAGCAGTTCTGAGCCCTCAGGCAGCAGTAGCAGCAACTAACTCAACCCTATTAGAGCATACACAGCAAGACAACGTATGCAAAGGTATCGTAAAGGAAGCTACTGGTGAACCTCTTATCGGTGCAACAGTAGTAGTAGATGGCACTAAAAACCTTGCCGTAACTGATTTCGACGGAAACTTTACGCTCAGCAATGTGAAAAAAGGTGATGTGCTTATCATCACTTACCTCGGTTTTGAACCATACCAGGTAAAATGGAACGGCCAGCCTCTTGATATCGTTATGAAGGCCGATTCCCACTCTCTCGAAGAACTCGTGGTGGTAGGTTATGGTGTGCAGAAGAAATCAAGTCTTACCGGTTCGGTAGCATCTGTATCCAGCAAGGATATCGTGAAGCAGACTTCATCCAACGTAGCATCAACCCTCCAGGGTCGCACCCCTGGTGTTGAAATCATCCAGCAGGCAGGTGTTGCCGGAGCCGATGTAAATATCGTAATCCGTGGTGCCGCTTCGTTTGGTGCAACAGAACCTCTCTATATCATTGATGGCGCTTTCAGTAACAACGGTCTTACCACCCTCAACCCTAATGATATCGAGTCTATCGAAATTCTGAAGGATGGTGCTGCTGCAGCCATCTACGGTTCCCGTGCAGCCAATGGTGTGGTTATCATCACTACCAAGCGCGGTAAGCAGGGCAAGCCGCTTGTTGAGCTCGACGGTTCGTTTGCTGTACAGACACCAACCAATGTTCCTGACTTCCTCAATGCATCGCAATGGCGCCAGTTTGCCAATACCGTGGCAGACAATTCCGGCCTGGCCCATGCACCAGAGAATGATAATCCAACCAATCCGAATACTGATACCGACTGGGCTGACGAGTGGTTGCAGTTTGCACCAATGTGGAACCTCAACGCCTCAATCTCAGGAGGTGGTGAGAATTCTACCTTCTCAACCAGCGTGGGTTATCTCGACCAGAAGGGTATGACCATCTATTCAGGTTACAAGCGTTACAACTTCCGCGTCAACTCTTCATACAAGAAGGGCATCTTCTCACTCTCAGAGAACCTCTCTATCTCTCATCGTGACAAGACCCCTACAACTCCGTTCAGCATCTCATTGCCAACATTGCCTATCTATGATGAGATGGGACGTCTGGTATCAGGTGGTCCTGACTACTACATCAACCCGGAGGATGGCAAGGCTGTGAACAAGATTGCTCCATTGGCTTATTCCGACCGTTACAACCGTACAACCGACGTGATCGGTGCTATCAATGCACAGCTCGACCTGTGGGACGGTTTGAAATATAAGGCAACCTTCAGTGCCAACTGGAGTAACGCCCACTCTTATACACACAAGCCAACCTATAATACAAAGTGGAATTCAGACGGAACTCCAGATGTTGATTTCGGTAACACCCGCAACAGCATCACTGAGTCACGTGGCGAGACATTCACATACACCATCGATAACCTCCTGACCTACAACAAGACATTTGGCGGTCATAGCATCGATGCTCTTGTAGGTACCAGTTGGATGCGCGAATACTACCGCTCAATGGGTATCAATACCATCAATGATATCGGCGGTACAAGCATCACCGGTTTCCAGAGTGTAGACGGAAAGATTTCTGCAGGTGACGATAATGCTGCCCTGCTGTCATTCTTCGGCCGTATCAATTACGACTACAAGAACCGTTACCTCCTCTCGGCAAGTATCCGTCGCGACGAGTCTTCCAAGTTTGCCAAGGATTGCCGTGTAGGTTACTTCCCGTCAGTATCAGTAGGTTGGAACGTTCAGGAAGAGCCTTGGTTCCCTAAGGAGGCTATCAGCAAGCTGAAGTTGCGTGCCAGCTACGGTGAGCTCGGTTCTAACTTCCTCGATCCATACAGCTTCGATGATATCGCCTACGGTCCAATTCCATTCACACTCAATGGCAAGCGCTATACCAGCGGCCGTGCAGCTTATCTGAAGTCAAAGAATCTGAAGTGGGAGACAGCCAAGACAACCGATATCGGTCTTGAGTTAGGTTTGCTTGACAACTCACTTACTTTCCAGGTAGAGTACTTCTACAAGAAGAACGTAGACCTGTTGGCACAGATTGACCTGAATCTCTCAAGCGGTCAGGTATTCGAGATCAACTCATCTCGTGAGAAGCCATACGTAAATACCGCTTCTGTAGAGAACAAGGGATGGGAGTTTACATTGGGTTACCGCAAGCAGCTCACCCGTGATTTCTCACTCGATGCTTCACTCAACGTATCAACCCTTACCAACAAGGTATTGGCTCTCGGTGACAATGTACAGCCTATCACATCAGGTGCGATGTCAAGCTTCTTTAACGATTCTCCATCCATCACCATGCCAGGCTATGCCATCGGTTCGTTCTACGGCTACAAGATTGAAGGTTTCGATGCCGATGGAAACTTCATTTTCCAGGATACCGACAAGAATGGTACAGTGAATGCAGAGGATAAGGTGATTCTCGGTGATCCAATCCCTGATTTCTCTTATGGTTTGAACATCAATGCATCATATAAGGACTTCGACCTCACATTGTTCTTCCAGGGTGTATATGGTAACGACATCTTCAACCAGATGAAGTATACCTATTACTTCGACTACTCAAACAACTGTGTGACAGACGTACTGAATGCATGGAGCCCTACAAATCATAACACAAACATCCCTGTGATGAAGACACAGAATACAAACGGCGGTAACTCTCTGCCAAGTGACTTCTATATTGAAGATGGTTCTTACTTCCGTTGCAAGAACCTCCAGTTGGGTTACACCTTCCCAAGCAAGCTCGTAGGTAAGCTGGGATTGTCTCGTTTGCGTGTTTATGGTGGTATACAGAACCTGTTCACGATAACCAACTATTCAGGCTATGACCCTGAGGTTAGCTCGAACGCTCTGTTCTCTCGTGGTATTGACAACAAGTCATTCCCTAACGCACGTACCTATACTGTAGGTTTCAATGTCTCATTCTAA